The genomic region CCAACCACGCACAAGGCGGTCTCAACATATCCTTACCACTCGAAATCCGCATCACAACCAGATCTACATATTCGACACACCCTACCCATACCATTCGACACACCAGTACACCACCAATTCAAACTCAACCATCTCTCATTATTCATTCCCCCAAACAAGAATCATCAACACCCACCGCCACCAACCACCAATAAAAACCAACCACCATAATCGTGACCCACACCGGCAAGCAATAGGTCGCCGCCAGCCGGCAAGTCATACCTGCCACCGCGCGAGCCGGTCCACCTCCACACCGAACTTTTTATTCCTTTTCTTCGACCGTTTAAAATTACTACTCACCTCCAAAATCATCACATAAAACACCAAAAAATTCCTCCTTGAAACACGAAAACTCTTTCCCCTCCCCTCAAGACACCAGATCTGGTCGGTTAAGGGTGGGGCCGTTAGATTGGTTCTTCTGTAATTTGGCTCTTCTGTAATTTGAGTTCATCTTCGGCGTTATGGGTAAAAGCAAGAGGCAAAGTAGTGTTTGGCTCTTCTGTAAAATGAACTCAAAAGTTTGGCTCTTCTGTAATTTGAGAGGAGGATAGATTTCCCCTCAAATCAAAAGATGAACCAAACCAACGACATAAGCTCTTACATTATAAAGCCATTCTTACATAATAAAGCCATCAAAAGATGAACCAAACCAAATCAAAAGTTTGGCTCTTCTGTAAAATGAACTCAAAAGATGAACCAAACCAACGACCACCCTAGACACGTCGGCGGCGAGAGGGCGGCAGAGTGGCGTCATCAGTGGTGGTGGGATGGGATGGTGtcgttggttgtggtggtggacAGTGGTAGTGGCGGTGGTAAAGGGGATGGGTGAGATTAGGCTTTATAATGTAATGTAAGAAGATGAAGAATTGAAGATTAGTGATTAGAAGATGTGTTATTATGGGTAAAAGCAAGAGGCAAAGTAGTGTTTAGGAGATGTAAAGTTGTAAACTAACGGTGTTATGACGGAAATTTGGGaaagggtattttgggaaagaaaaaggtaaacacagaGGTACCAtgtgtagaaacttaaaatgaggggcaccatgtgtaatctgacaaagttcgagggtaccatgggaaaaaaccgttttttttatgttttggacTAGAGGTGGTCAACAGTGCGGGTTGGCCGGGTCCGGGGCGGGCCGGGTTAGGGTTTGGGAGACCCGGAACCGGCCCGAGTAAATGGGCGGGACGGGACGGGTTGAGGCGGGCCGGGTCAGAAGTGACCCGTGAGGCGGGTCAATGGTGGATCTATGGGCGAGTCTAGGGCGGCTCCGGGTTTGACATTTGGGGACCCGGAACCGGCCCGGATATAGAGGCGGGTCAGGCCTGGACCGGGGCCGGGTCAGGCGGGCTGGTTTCATCTATGGGTCACAGGCGGGCTGGGTCCGGGTTAGCAAGGCCGACCCGCACTGTTGACCACCCCTATTTTGGACCTTTGAGTTTAGCCTAAAAAAACTATTTTATCGAAAAATGTGTACATTACCTGGTCTTGTAAGTTAGAGACCTTGGACTGCCACCATAAAAGGCCAGCCAAAAGAGAAACCAAAACAATTTCGGTGGTCTTAAGCATGTCGAACGATTGATGCTTTCTCTCTTTGAGGCCTCTTTTAAGCAAAACAGAGAATTGTTGTCCCCAAGTTGTAGGCCACTCTTCCCCTTTGTACGGGTCATTACCCTCGCAAACGACACTGTCTTCGTTGTCTTCCTGTTCTTGTAACTCTGCTTTCACTTTGTTTGCTAACTTGTTTTTGTAGGACATTATTAGTTTCTCTTTCACAATTACTTGATCTTCTGATTCATCTGGCACGACTCCTGAAATTCAAGATATAATTACAAAATTAGTCGTAATATCCGAATATTCACAATCGATATATCAGTGTCACATGACTTTCTACTAATAATTTATGGCATGGGTTACAAGGCCGGATCTGACCCAGTTCAGCAAGTTATATTCGGATGTAGACTTTCTACTAATAATTTACGTCATGGatcagtcgggtcgggtttgggtcggttcgggtcatatcgggtcagccaACTATTTCGGGTtgggtcggtttcgggtcactgatcatcgggtcgtgtcgggttacgggtcgtcgTCGGGTCGATTTCGGGTTACCATATTCTCGGGTCCTGTTGGAtcaggtttgggtcgggtcaggcTTGCCAACTCTAGCCACAGTGACAATTCTGAGGCTTACAGTTCCCTCTACTAGCTAAAGACGTGAAAAAAAAATTACGAAAATGACATACCATTTGCGAGGTCTAGTAGGAAATCAGCCGGATTCATGGCAACAAACGGAGCGTACCCGACACTTTCGAAATAGTCCATAACTTTTGCACCACTTCCAAAATACAAAGTATTACCCTCAGATAATAACATGACCTTATGAAACATGTAAAATAGTCTACTAGAAGGCTGATGTATAGTCATCACAACTGTCCTGCCTCCATTAGCCAACTCGGACAACGTCGACACGATCCTTTGAGCCGTTGTCGAGTCCAAACCGGATGTTGGCTCATCCAAGAACAATAAACTTGGATCAATCAACATTTCTTGCCCAATACTAACCCTCTTCCGTTCTCCACCCGAAACACCTCTTAGTTGTGGGCCTCCAACAATGCTATTTTTGCACCCGGTTAGGCCCAATTGAACAATCACACCCTCAGCTTGCCTAATTTTCCCTTCTTTTGTCATACTATTTGGTAGCCTTAACAAAGCAGTGTACATTAGGGTTTCGGTGACCGTTAACTTTGCATATAGCACATCATCCTGTGTTACAAAACCCGTGCTTCGTTTTGTCTGTTTGGAGAATGGTTTACCATTGTATGATATACTGCCTCTAAGATTCCCGCCTAGTCGTCCACCTAAGGCTGTAAGCAGAGTGGTCTTACCACTCCCAGAAGGACCGAGAATGGCTAGCATTTCGTTTGGCTTTACCACTCCCGAAACACCCTTTAGAATTACGCGTTCTAGGGATTCCGATTGTGATGATGTCTCTTTCTTGAAGGAAATCGTCCTTCGTTTTGGTGACTTGACTTTGTAGACCACATCTTGGAACTGCAAAATGTAATAGGATTACAATTATACATAATAAGGgcataataatataattatttcaATTTACATAAAGCTAAGAATTGCAGATGTCAACTAGCTTAATTTGTAAAGTCATGAGTAGTGATACTCGGTGACATGGGTTCAAACCCTATAGCAGTAAATCGCCCGTATAACTACTTTTACACCAAAAAAACATAAGGCTAAGGATTAATAAGTATGATCAAGTGTAATTAGCTCAATCCTGATCAAGTGTAATTAGCTCAATCCTGAATAATATCTTTGTAAAATAAATTATTCGATCATCTCGAAATTGATTTCCGACACTTGTCCAATTTACATTTGGTGTAAAAACTTGTTAACTCTTACTCTTACGGCTACGGCCATTACGTCTGTTACTGAGAGGTGGCAATCGGATcagtcgggtttgggtcggatcATATCGGGTCGAGTCAGGTATAGGTCGGATCGTTactgggtcgggtcatttcggggcAATCGaagtatcgggtcgggtcgggtccggTCCGGTTGCTTTATCGGTTTATCGCATTACTCCAATACTTTACCATTAAACTTAGTTCTTAACCATAATTTAGTTTAGTtacttcattattaagtcaaacCTATCAATCTAAGCACTAAattcactttcattttgatcaatattaagcttaataattgtcgagTCATCAATTTAGTCGGGTTGGGTCTGGTTCGGGTCACTAATTTTCGGGTCATGTCGGGTTGTGAGTCGTTGTCGGGTCAAGTAAGTTTCGGGTTGCAATATTCTCGGATCCTGTCGGATCGAATTTGCTCGGATTCAAATCGGGTCAGCACTCAAGTAGAGTAAGACTTGCCAACTCTACTTCTTGCTACCAAACTTGACATTATAGCAATGGCAAGTTTAAAGCTTACGGACAAAAACCTTGGTTTTTACGCAAATTCTATTGTATGATGACCCATGTTTGGTAAATAGAGATTACTTTTGGGTAAATAATAGTGACCAATTTTCCAAAGTGGTTAATATTTACTCAAAAATGATCACTTTttacccaaaaaaataaaaaagaccgTCCTGCAGTAGAATTGTACTTGCCTTTAAGGATTAGTGATAATTGTACTTAAGAAAAATGATTTGTAAAAAGACAGAAAAGACCGTCGAACAATTAGTTCCAATGTGGATGGCTCTTCTAAGTTCCACCAATACAGCATTGTCGTTTAAGTTTCTTTGTCACGTCGTTTCGTGTTATTCCCCCATATATATCATCCAATTTATATTCTTCGATACAAAGTACTTGTATCTAATTATTCGTGATTCGAATTGGGTTCTAATTTTTGCTTACGACGAGATATATGAATAATACGACATAAATATATATGGAAAAACCTACAATATGTCGTACATTCGTACATATGCGACATACCGGGTAAGACTAGGGGTGATAACGAGATGAGATAGGTCACATGCAATTCGAGGTCAGCTCGGTCGGGCTCGTGCTCGACTCGAGAACTTTACGAATTAAGTTGAGCAAACGCTAGCTTAGCTTGTAAAGCTCACGAGCGGCTCGATTATTACATTAGATGTTGCTcatatttttaaaaaatattttatcatgattatatttttgtatcacaTATATAAATTGTCTAACCGATTTACAAAATATTTTATGTATATCAGTATATGTTTTTCGAGCTTTGTTATTAAAAAtatcaagaaaaaaaaagaatttaacaattatatataggctcgagCTGAGCTCGAGTTAGGACGGAGCTCGCGTTAAAGTCACGAGCTTGATAGTGTgcacatttttttcaagctcGTGTAAGCTCTAGATCGGCTCGAGTTCGAGTTTTGCTTTATGAGGACAAGCCGAGCAAGACCAAGCTTGAGCTCGGCTCATTATCACCCCTAGGTAAGACGGTTGACATCATACTATTAGACAAGATCATTCTCTTGATAGAGTGGAGATTGTTGAAAAACAATTACGTAGTTTATACTTTAGATAATATAAATAAATCGTTACGCTACGAATTATTACTTAATTAAGAAAGATATTATTCACATAGCATAATATATACGAGTCTACGACCCTATATAGTTAGAATATTGTCCAATTGTATAGGGATTAATATTCTGTACCCATTAACGATCAGAAAATAATAAACATTAGAACAAATATAAGCTGAATGTTTAATTTAAGTTCTCCGTATTATTCAATAAACGGGAATAATGAGCATCAACCGCTCTAATTATTCGATTCTATATTTCTATGTGcacttttaccttttcctttTCGAAAATGAGAGGTGTTGACGGGTCGTTTGCTCTTTTGACATTCCTACCCTTTTTACGGTGATTTTTATGGTGGATACTCTTTCCGTCCGGTTATTTATTCatctattttatttttaaaaattttaCTTTTTTGTTTTCCTATTCTAACTAGATAATGATACGGCGCCGCGCCTAATCTCAGCGCCACCTTCTCATATACACCCACTGTCCATAATaatacgatattgtccgctttgggccaagccctcacggatttactcttggctccttcccaaaaggccttgtactattatattttctggacacttataaagatgatcttccatctttattctaccgatgtgggacaagggtttgctTCCTAACACACCCTATATTATTGTGGTCTCTCATCACATGTTTGTGATGTACCCATTATTATTGGGACTCACACTTATTGCATGTGAGAAGGTGGCGCCGAGATTGGGAGTCACCGGGTGCCGCTAACTCATTTTTCATTCTAATTTCATTAATCTCGccaatactatcctacaaccagttgtatagtagcattgcacaaccgcctcaaagttgttgaactcttacacaaaattgttgagctattttacaagtattt from Silene latifolia isolate original U9 population chromosome 3, ASM4854445v1, whole genome shotgun sequence harbors:
- the LOC141645859 gene encoding ABC transporter G family member 9-like, producing MKEKIMNGKSVDVEAQKEVPESNGHAILKMAKRAVTLKFQDVVYKVKSPKRRTISFKKETSSQSESLERVILKGVSGVVKPNEMLAILGPSGSGKTTLLTALGGRLGGNLRGSISYNGKPFSKQTKRSTGFVTQDDVLYAKLTVTETLMYTALLRLPNSMTKEGKIRQAEGVIVQLGLTGCKNSIVGGPQLRGVSGGERKRVSIGQEMLIDPSLLFLDEPTSGLDSTTAQRIVSTLSELANGGRTVVMTIHQPSSRLFYMFHKVMLLSEGNTLYFGSGAKVMDYFESVGYAPFVAMNPADFLLDLANGVVPDESEDQVIVKEKLIMSYKNKLANKVKAELQEQEDNEDSVVCEGNDPYKGEEWPTTWGQQFSVLLKRGLKERKHQSFDMLKTTEIVLVSLLAGLLWWQSKVSNLQDQIGLLYFTSGFWCFLPLLDAIFKFPPERMILTKERSSGMYRLSSYYMARMGSDLPMELVLPTIFVFITYWMAGLKPTVMSFLYYLFTLLLTILVSQGLGLALGALVMDLRPATTLGSVIMLTFLLAGGFYVQHIPGFISWVKYVSISNYNYKLLLGSQYQTGETYPCANGKECLVTDFPSIKNVGLDGQLSSAIALIVMFVAYRLIAYFALMRVGVTKNKAA